Proteins encoded together in one Gemmatimonadota bacterium DH-78 window:
- a CDS encoding outer membrane beta-barrel protein → MRTLRTSRLPIALGAAFLALSLPAAAASQVTLGARLGWNFSELSDVDDAEVNRESATAAGVYLNMGGAVSFQPELLISKRSVGLVNVVDGPASETPFRQDFVEVPLLVMFRPEGLPVQPSFYGGASVSFETDCETEFDDVPDCEGFLGAETDSQLWAGIVGAGLHVNLGPVVLGLDARYNHGLTEIAPVVDAKWTYWTVGIEAGIGLGR, encoded by the coding sequence ATGCGCACGCTTCGCACTTCCCGGCTGCCGATCGCTCTCGGCGCCGCCTTTCTCGCACTGAGCCTGCCCGCCGCGGCCGCCTCGCAGGTCACGCTGGGCGCCCGGCTCGGCTGGAACTTCTCGGAGTTGTCGGACGTCGACGACGCCGAGGTGAACCGCGAATCGGCCACTGCGGCCGGTGTCTACCTCAACATGGGTGGCGCCGTGTCGTTCCAGCCCGAGCTGCTGATCTCGAAGCGCTCGGTGGGGCTCGTGAACGTTGTCGACGGACCCGCGTCCGAGACGCCCTTCCGCCAGGACTTCGTGGAGGTACCCCTTCTGGTCATGTTCCGGCCCGAAGGGTTGCCCGTGCAGCCGTCCTTCTACGGGGGCGCGAGTGTGTCCTTCGAGACGGACTGCGAGACCGAGTTCGACGACGTGCCCGACTGCGAGGGCTTCCTCGGGGCCGAAACGGACTCGCAGCTCTGGGCCGGAATCGTCGGCGCCGGACTGCATGTGAACCTCGGACCCGTGGTGCTCGGCTTGGACGCGCGCTACAACCACGGTCTGACCGAGATCGCCCCGGTGGTCGACGCCAAGTGGACGTACTGGACGGTGGGGATCGAGGCGGGGATCGGGCTGGGTCGCTGA
- a CDS encoding DPP IV N-terminal domain-containing protein, translating to MHGRTSSSPARARARLHSLAAVAVVALAGAAPLDAQMPRQPGAPRPLGWVGGPGSANQALAARWAPYRVSDLIYGTTVSPRWIEGSESFWYSWDTAEGTFWRIVDPASGTRRDIFDRDRIAAELTRITGDPYEARHLPIRSIRFIAPGTLRFEVESSQDEEVEEDSGTDEVDEDQQEEQRRSSTRTEKKVHYFEYDVGTRTLTELDEADHPDNHPSWASVSPDGAWVVFGREHDLWMMSGDDYARVLDARRGKSGSEADSLGNAVEVDEIRLTDDGVEFYGWYTEGRGDTDDEREESADERKRAPISWSKDSRRFALVRSDQREVDELWVIHSTGNDRPQLETYKYDMPGEENVTRNEVWVYDLESREAVKIDDDPWKDQSMSVLTDQQFIYPDDDSPRRSLWLGDSSDELWLMRLSRDRHRTDVFVADASTGALLRTVVADRMNTYMETRSPILLEGGDLLWWSEVDGWAHLYRYAPDGTLRGQLTEGPFSVQSIVGVDEDSGTVFFTAAGREEGDPYYQHLYRVGLDGSGLRLLNPGEFDTRVSASESRRFFVESHSRVDTAPSSRVLDAEGNVVVELEEADFSQLLAAGYRFPEPFTVKADDGVTDLYGVMYKPFDFDSTKVYPLVEYVYPGPQTESVAKSFSTSSSEVGLAQFGMIVITIGNRGGHPSRSKWYHNYGYGNLRDYGLADKKVAAEQLADRHPFIDLERVGIYGHSGGGFMSTAAMLVYPDFFKVAVSSSGNHENDVYNRWWSETHHGVDEVTDDEGNVTFEYDIDGNSELAANLKGHLLLTTGDIDNNVHPAGTYRMAEALIRAGKRFDFFLFPGQRHGYGNMSDYWFWLRAEYFVRHLLGDPHWNADIVPLQRERPRTR from the coding sequence ATGCACGGACGCACCTCTTCCTCGCCGGCTCGCGCGCGCGCCCGGCTGCACTCGCTCGCGGCCGTCGCGGTCGTCGCTCTCGCCGGCGCGGCCCCGCTCGACGCCCAGATGCCGCGTCAGCCGGGGGCGCCCCGCCCGCTCGGTTGGGTGGGTGGCCCCGGCTCGGCCAATCAGGCTCTCGCCGCTCGCTGGGCTCCCTACCGGGTGAGCGACCTGATCTACGGCACCACCGTCTCTCCGCGCTGGATCGAGGGCAGCGAGTCGTTCTGGTACTCGTGGGACACCGCCGAGGGCACCTTCTGGCGCATCGTCGATCCCGCGAGCGGCACCCGACGCGACATCTTCGACCGCGACCGGATCGCGGCCGAACTCACGCGCATCACCGGCGACCCGTACGAGGCGAGGCACCTGCCGATCCGCAGCATCCGCTTCATCGCCCCCGGCACGCTGCGCTTCGAGGTGGAGTCGTCGCAGGACGAAGAGGTGGAGGAGGACTCCGGCACCGACGAGGTCGACGAGGATCAGCAGGAGGAGCAGCGTCGCTCGTCCACCCGCACCGAGAAGAAGGTGCACTACTTCGAGTACGACGTCGGAACCCGCACCCTCACCGAGCTCGACGAGGCGGATCACCCCGACAATCACCCGTCGTGGGCCAGCGTGTCGCCCGACGGCGCCTGGGTGGTGTTCGGCCGCGAGCACGACCTCTGGATGATGTCCGGGGACGACTACGCCCGGGTGCTCGACGCGCGGCGGGGAAAGAGCGGATCGGAGGCCGACTCGCTGGGCAACGCGGTGGAGGTCGATGAGATCCGCCTCACCGACGACGGGGTGGAGTTCTACGGATGGTACACCGAGGGTCGCGGCGACACCGACGACGAGCGGGAGGAGAGCGCCGACGAGCGGAAGCGCGCTCCGATCTCCTGGTCGAAGGACTCCCGCCGCTTCGCCCTGGTGCGGTCGGATCAGCGCGAGGTGGACGAGCTCTGGGTCATCCACTCCACCGGCAACGACCGCCCGCAGCTCGAGACGTACAAGTACGACATGCCGGGCGAGGAGAACGTGACCCGGAACGAGGTGTGGGTCTACGATCTCGAGTCGCGCGAGGCGGTGAAGATCGACGACGATCCGTGGAAGGACCAGTCGATGTCGGTGCTCACCGACCAGCAGTTCATCTACCCCGACGACGATTCGCCGCGCCGGTCGCTCTGGCTCGGCGACTCCTCCGACGAGCTCTGGCTCATGCGGCTCAGCCGCGACCGGCACCGCACCGACGTGTTCGTGGCCGATGCCTCCACCGGCGCGCTGCTCCGCACCGTCGTGGCCGACCGCATGAACACCTACATGGAGACGCGTTCGCCGATCCTGCTCGAGGGCGGCGATCTGCTCTGGTGGTCGGAGGTGGACGGGTGGGCGCATCTCTACCGGTACGCACCGGACGGCACGCTGCGGGGCCAGCTGACCGAGGGACCCTTCTCGGTGCAGTCGATCGTGGGGGTGGACGAGGACTCCGGCACCGTCTTCTTCACCGCCGCGGGCCGAGAGGAGGGCGACCCCTACTACCAGCATCTCTACCGGGTCGGGCTCGACGGCTCCGGACTGCGACTGCTCAATCCCGGTGAGTTCGACACCCGGGTGAGCGCCTCCGAGTCGCGCCGGTTCTTCGTGGAGAGCCACTCGCGTGTGGATACGGCCCCCTCGTCGCGGGTGCTCGACGCCGAGGGCAACGTGGTGGTCGAGCTCGAGGAGGCCGACTTCTCACAGCTGCTGGCCGCCGGCTACCGATTCCCCGAGCCCTTCACCGTGAAGGCCGACGACGGGGTGACGGATCTGTACGGGGTGATGTACAAGCCCTTCGACTTCGACTCCACCAAGGTCTATCCGCTGGTGGAGTACGTGTATCCGGGCCCCCAGACCGAGTCGGTGGCGAAGAGCTTCTCCACCAGCTCCTCGGAGGTGGGGCTCGCGCAGTTCGGAATGATCGTGATCACGATCGGCAATCGCGGCGGCCACCCGTCGCGCTCGAAGTGGTACCACAACTACGGGTACGGCAACCTCCGCGACTACGGACTGGCCGACAAGAAGGTGGCCGCAGAGCAGCTGGCCGACCGGCATCCCTTCATCGATCTCGAGCGCGTCGGCATCTACGGGCACTCGGGCGGCGGCTTCATGAGCACGGCCGCCATGCTCGTCTACCCGGACTTCTTCAAGGTGGCGGTGTCGTCCTCGGGCAATCACGAGAACGACGTATACAACCGCTGGTGGTCGGAGACGCATCACGGAGTGGACGAGGTCACCGACGACGAGGGCAACGTCACCTTCGAGTACGACATCGACGGCAACAGTGAACTGGCCGCCAATCTGAAGGGCCACCTGCTGCTCACCACCGGCGACATCGACAACAACGTTCACCCCGCCGGCACGTACCGAATGGCGGAGGCCCTGATTCGCGCGGGCAAGCGATTCGACTTCTTTCTCTTTCCCGGTCAGCGGCACGGCTACGGGAACATGAGCGACTACTGGTTCTGGCTGCGCGCGGAGTACTTCGTGCGCCATCTGCTCGGCGACCCGCACTGGAACGCCGACATCGTACCCCTGCAGCGGGAGCGTCCGCGCACCCGCTGA
- a CDS encoding ABC transporter permease, with amino-acid sequence MMDGIWTDVRWAARSLLRSPGFALVAVSSLALGIGANTAIFTLVNAVLLRPLPVSEPDRLFDVYTVDGSNADRNLIPVSIPNFLDLDQGLESFAGVAAEFSGGFSLEPDDGGEAAGVPGSVVTGDYFELLGVDAAAGRLLRSSDEGPRGTGAVAVLSHALWTNRFGADPAVVGRTVRLNGIAFEVVGVAPAGFRGRRTLAAPERVWVPFSMLYDMTPPGLHTFFEARRALPIEIFGRLADGVSPATARAELDVWARRLEAEYPDANRDRSLALVSMAQAAVGVNQRDTLTRSGAAGMVVVGLILLIACANLANLLLSRAAGRSRELALRAALGADRWALVRRSLSESLLLAVVGGAIGLAIAGWGSRLMLSLGSELLPAGAVEPALEGRVLAFTAVLAIGTGLLFGLVPAVRAARTDIVGLLKEGGRQGAGLARSPLRSGLVVAEVALAMVGLTGAGLLVRSMQAAATTPLGYAVEGLAVVGVPVGGASPAESIESMRRARSEVLAVQGVEAAGFGGVVPLTEVQVRTFLPEGAPPDRASSFVSVVAAMPDYLPTLGVAPESGRGVIADDLLEGAPAVAVVNRALADRYWPGENPLGRRFTFYGDPVVREVVGVVPTVTITQTGEEPRPAAYMPWSQWPQGFGVLHLRTSGGGAAVLGAVAERLRALHPEATLQPPRTVDDLRYDTLRARRVGAGLVGAFALVALVLAVMGIHAVLATVSRQRTHEIGVRMALGARRGAVLRMVVGQGMALVGVGVGVGLLASVVAGRLVQSLLFDTSPSDPVTLLVVPVVLSAVALLACLGPAWRSTRTSPVRALSPERSGPH; translated from the coding sequence ATGATGGACGGGATCTGGACCGATGTGCGGTGGGCGGCGCGGAGTCTACTGCGCTCTCCGGGATTCGCCCTCGTGGCCGTGTCTTCCCTGGCGCTCGGGATCGGGGCCAATACCGCCATCTTCACCCTGGTCAACGCCGTCCTGTTGCGGCCGCTCCCGGTGTCGGAGCCGGATCGGCTGTTCGACGTCTACACGGTCGACGGCTCCAACGCCGACCGGAACCTGATCCCGGTGTCGATCCCGAACTTCCTCGACCTCGATCAGGGGCTCGAGTCGTTCGCGGGCGTGGCGGCGGAGTTCAGCGGCGGATTCTCTCTCGAACCGGACGACGGCGGCGAGGCGGCCGGCGTGCCGGGGTCGGTGGTGACGGGGGACTACTTCGAGCTGCTCGGGGTGGACGCCGCGGCGGGGCGTCTCCTGCGTTCGAGCGACGAGGGACCGCGGGGCACGGGGGCGGTGGCGGTGCTCAGCCACGCACTCTGGACGAATCGGTTCGGTGCCGACCCGGCCGTGGTGGGGCGGACCGTGCGCCTCAACGGCATCGCGTTCGAGGTGGTGGGGGTGGCCCCGGCCGGGTTCCGCGGGCGACGCACCCTCGCGGCGCCGGAGCGGGTGTGGGTGCCGTTCTCCATGCTCTACGACATGACGCCTCCCGGACTCCACACCTTCTTCGAGGCGAGGAGGGCCCTGCCGATCGAGATCTTCGGCCGCCTGGCCGACGGCGTGTCGCCGGCCACCGCACGGGCCGAACTGGACGTGTGGGCGCGCCGGCTCGAGGCGGAGTATCCCGACGCGAACCGCGACCGATCCCTCGCCCTGGTGTCGATGGCGCAGGCCGCGGTCGGGGTGAACCAGCGCGATACGCTGACGCGGTCGGGCGCCGCGGGAATGGTCGTGGTGGGGCTGATCCTGCTCATCGCCTGCGCGAATCTCGCCAACCTGCTGCTCTCCCGCGCCGCCGGGCGGTCCCGGGAACTCGCTCTCCGGGCGGCGCTCGGTGCCGACCGGTGGGCGCTGGTCCGCCGGTCGCTGAGCGAGAGCCTCTTGCTGGCGGTGGTCGGCGGCGCCATCGGCCTGGCGATCGCCGGATGGGGAAGCCGACTGATGCTCTCGCTCGGCTCGGAGCTGCTCCCCGCGGGAGCCGTCGAGCCGGCGCTCGAGGGCCGGGTGCTGGCCTTCACCGCCGTGCTCGCGATCGGCACGGGCCTGCTCTTCGGACTGGTTCCCGCCGTGCGCGCGGCGCGGACCGACATCGTGGGGCTGCTCAAGGAAGGGGGGCGGCAGGGCGCCGGCCTCGCGCGCAGCCCGTTGCGGAGCGGACTGGTGGTGGCCGAGGTGGCGCTCGCGATGGTGGGGCTGACCGGGGCGGGGCTGCTCGTGCGCAGCATGCAGGCTGCGGCCACCACCCCGCTCGGGTACGCGGTGGAGGGCCTCGCGGTGGTCGGCGTGCCGGTCGGCGGGGCTTCTCCCGCCGAGTCGATCGAGTCCATGCGCAGGGCGCGCTCCGAGGTGCTGGCGGTGCAGGGGGTGGAGGCCGCCGGCTTCGGCGGCGTGGTGCCGCTCACGGAGGTGCAGGTGCGCACCTTCCTGCCCGAGGGCGCGCCCCCGGATCGCGCGAGCTCCTTCGTGTCGGTGGTGGCCGCAATGCCCGACTACCTCCCGACCCTCGGGGTGGCTCCGGAGTCGGGCCGCGGGGTGATCGCCGACGACCTGCTCGAGGGGGCACCGGCCGTGGCGGTGGTGAATCGAGCGCTGGCCGATCGCTACTGGCCGGGAGAGAACCCGCTGGGGCGTCGATTCACCTTCTACGGCGACCCGGTGGTGCGCGAGGTGGTGGGCGTGGTGCCCACCGTCACGATCACGCAGACCGGCGAGGAGCCCCGACCGGCGGCCTACATGCCGTGGAGCCAGTGGCCGCAGGGCTTCGGCGTGCTCCACCTGCGGACCTCGGGGGGCGGGGCCGCGGTGCTCGGGGCGGTGGCGGAGCGGCTGCGCGCCCTGCACCCCGAGGCCACCCTCCAGCCACCCCGCACGGTCGACGACCTGCGGTACGACACGCTGCGCGCACGCCGGGTGGGTGCGGGGCTGGTGGGCGCCTTCGCGCTCGTGGCGCTGGTGCTCGCCGTCATGGGGATCCACGCCGTGCTCGCCACGGTCAGCCGGCAGCGCACGCACGAGATCGGCGTGCGGATGGCGCTCGGCGCCCGGCGCGGCGCCGTGCTGCGCATGGTGGTGGGGCAGGGGATGGCCCTGGTCGGCGTCGGGGTCGGGGTCGGCCTGCTCGCCTCGGTGGTCGCGGGGCGCCTCGTGCAGAGCCTTCTCTTCGACACCTCGCCGAGCGACCCGGTCACCCTGCTGGTCGTGCCCGTCGTACTCTCGGCGGTGGCGCTGCTCGCCTGCCTCGGCCCGGCCTGGCGCAGCACCCGGACCAGCCCCGTTCGCGCCCTGAGCCCGGAGCGCAGCGGGCCGCACTGA
- a CDS encoding DUF4388 domain-containing protein, which yields MKKKARLDQVLLHLGYATQGDIHRALERQKERGGRLGSHLVALGVLDPVQLVEALATQFDLPWTPAVRREVDPGLARRLPPALVLERAIVPIDLARGSLTLLVADPLDREAFESAREAIGADRVVVMLAPASVVEELGSRLLPEAARAREEASTGIELPELFEVEAARPISSDDEPDDVAVRRRVLMVVDGAAHRNFLPPVFEKEGCGLVVASTADDVREALGSGDFEQVVVSRELWDDFAAWIRTGAVPSPSAEVTVFPSVHGALLENPAPYELTVRSLRVALQALAEERSGRLRAAPPYGLMAEDLDALARRYGLRRLALDGLHLALHLLVPSTGQAEGSGGPFEEFSTSLELASALRFPFRVDTLLGVCHALFRGRVKPDSAGEWGEEVHLAAQILALVWYRHTVVAATEEAGSGVLGSALRGEAGALAGLEMIEVYLRIIGDRGESATEGLARDVLLVGGDRIQRTLGGRLRRMGCRPFDTADLDDAISLAERQPPAALIIDDDVFGADTRRCCRALAEVETLVYVLTDSSDASRTLALLDAGADDVFAPAHEFDLMAARVSRAVRARSRGRVRSDSRATPRSGEFSASFEIFSFLDLVQTLSHSRKTARIEVTRGNGDEAVVFTDGGRVIHASCGEVEGEEAVYRVIAWEDDGHFVVHTETDPPEPTIFVATDAVLMEGCRLLDESKV from the coding sequence ATGAAGAAGAAGGCCCGTCTCGATCAGGTTCTGCTGCACCTCGGGTACGCAACGCAGGGCGACATCCACCGAGCGCTGGAGCGCCAGAAGGAGCGTGGAGGTCGGCTGGGGAGCCACCTCGTGGCGCTCGGCGTGCTCGACCCCGTCCAGCTCGTCGAAGCGCTGGCCACCCAGTTCGACCTGCCCTGGACGCCGGCGGTCCGACGCGAGGTGGATCCGGGGCTCGCCCGGAGACTCCCTCCCGCCCTCGTGCTCGAGCGCGCGATCGTCCCGATCGACCTCGCCCGCGGATCGCTCACCCTGCTCGTGGCCGACCCGCTCGACCGGGAGGCCTTCGAGAGTGCGCGGGAGGCGATCGGAGCCGACAGAGTGGTGGTGATGCTGGCCCCCGCCTCGGTGGTCGAGGAGCTCGGATCCCGCCTCCTTCCCGAGGCTGCGCGCGCCCGCGAGGAGGCATCGACCGGCATCGAACTCCCCGAACTCTTCGAGGTCGAGGCCGCCCGTCCGATATCGAGCGATGACGAGCCCGACGACGTCGCGGTGCGCCGGCGCGTTCTGATGGTCGTCGACGGTGCCGCCCACCGGAACTTCCTGCCCCCGGTGTTCGAGAAGGAGGGATGCGGCCTCGTGGTCGCCTCCACCGCCGACGACGTGCGGGAGGCGCTGGGGTCGGGGGACTTCGAGCAGGTGGTGGTCTCGCGCGAACTGTGGGACGATTTCGCGGCGTGGATCCGGACCGGAGCGGTTCCCTCTCCCTCGGCGGAAGTGACGGTCTTTCCGAGCGTGCACGGGGCTCTTCTCGAGAACCCCGCCCCTTACGAGCTCACGGTGCGCAGCCTGAGGGTGGCGCTGCAGGCGCTGGCAGAGGAGCGGTCGGGGCGACTCCGCGCAGCACCGCCCTACGGGCTGATGGCCGAGGATCTCGATGCACTCGCTCGCCGCTACGGTCTTCGCCGTCTCGCGCTCGACGGACTGCATCTCGCCCTGCACCTGCTCGTGCCGTCCACCGGACAGGCGGAGGGCAGCGGCGGGCCCTTCGAGGAGTTCTCCACGAGTCTCGAACTCGCCTCCGCCCTTCGCTTTCCCTTCCGAGTCGACACCCTGCTGGGGGTGTGCCACGCGCTCTTCCGCGGTCGCGTGAAGCCCGACTCGGCCGGCGAGTGGGGCGAGGAGGTGCACCTCGCGGCTCAGATCCTGGCCCTCGTCTGGTACCGCCACACGGTGGTGGCCGCAACGGAGGAAGCGGGAAGCGGCGTACTCGGGAGCGCCCTTCGGGGCGAGGCGGGGGCGCTCGCCGGCCTCGAGATGATCGAGGTGTATCTGCGCATCATCGGCGACCGGGGGGAATCGGCCACCGAGGGACTGGCCCGCGACGTGCTTCTGGTGGGGGGCGACCGCATCCAGCGCACCCTCGGCGGGCGGCTCCGGCGCATGGGCTGCCGGCCCTTCGACACCGCCGACCTCGACGACGCGATCTCGCTCGCCGAACGGCAGCCGCCCGCTGCGCTCATCATCGACGACGACGTCTTCGGGGCCGACACCCGGCGGTGTTGCCGGGCACTCGCGGAGGTGGAGACGCTGGTCTACGTGCTCACGGATTCGAGCGACGCGTCGCGCACCCTGGCCCTGCTCGACGCCGGAGCCGACGACGTGTTCGCACCGGCGCACGAGTTCGATCTGATGGCGGCCCGGGTGAGCCGTGCCGTGCGCGCCCGTTCGCGCGGTCGGGTGCGTTCCGACTCCCGCGCCACACCCCGGAGCGGGGAGTTCTCGGCCTCGTTCGAGATCTTCTCCTTCCTCGACCTGGTGCAGACGCTGAGCCACAGCCGAAAGACGGCCCGCATCGAGGTCACGCGAGGCAACGGCGACGAGGCCGTGGTCTTCACCGACGGGGGGCGCGTGATTCACGCCTCCTGCGGCGAGGTGGAGGGCGAGGAGGCGGTGTACCGGGTGATCGCCTGGGAAGACGACGGACACTTCGTGGTCCACACCGAGACCGACCCGCCCGAGCCCACGATTTTCGTGGCCACCGACGCCGTCCTCATGGAGGGATGCCGCCTGCTCGACGAGAGCAAGGTCTGA
- a CDS encoding type IV pilus twitching motility protein PilT, whose amino-acid sequence MARLDAFLKIMQEASASDLHLSTGCTPMLRINGEMQEARHRPLTGDEVRLLCYELLTDTQIERFEADGEIDCAYTLEGVARFRIHLFKKFPGMGGTFRIIPHEVPTLDDLGMPEVLKTMLHNRSGLILVTGPTNSGKSTTLAAMVDYLNERMAYHIITLEDPLEFIHPNKQCLINQRQIGEHSRSFASALRGALRADPNVILVGEMRDLETIHLALSAAELGLLVLGTLHTSSAAQTIGRVADAFPADQQPGVRLTLSEVLVGICSQLLLRRADGNGRVAAQEILVGTQACRTLIRDGKSHHVNNVIQTGKKEGMILMDQQLKNLVGDGVVTAEEAARFADDPTAILAFGKTGLRRPGMVGS is encoded by the coding sequence ATGGCTCGTCTCGACGCCTTCCTGAAGATCATGCAGGAGGCCTCCGCCTCCGACCTCCACCTGAGCACCGGCTGTACGCCGATGCTGCGCATCAATGGCGAGATGCAGGAGGCCCGACACCGTCCGCTGACCGGCGACGAGGTGCGGTTGCTCTGCTACGAACTCCTCACCGATACGCAGATCGAGCGATTCGAGGCCGACGGCGAGATCGACTGCGCCTACACGCTCGAGGGGGTGGCGCGGTTTCGCATCCACCTGTTCAAGAAGTTCCCGGGCATGGGGGGGACCTTCCGGATCATTCCGCACGAGGTGCCCACTCTCGACGACCTCGGCATGCCCGAGGTGCTCAAGACGATGCTGCACAATCGGTCGGGGCTGATCCTCGTCACGGGGCCCACGAACTCCGGCAAGTCGACCACGCTCGCGGCCATGGTCGACTACCTGAACGAGCGGATGGCCTACCACATCATCACGCTCGAGGACCCGCTGGAGTTCATTCATCCGAACAAGCAGTGCCTGATCAACCAGCGGCAGATCGGCGAGCACAGCCGCAGCTTCGCGAGCGCGCTCCGGGGGGCTCTGCGCGCCGATCCGAACGTGATTCTGGTGGGCGAGATGCGGGACCTGGAGACGATCCATCTCGCGCTGTCGGCCGCCGAACTCGGACTCCTGGTGCTGGGCACCCTCCACACCAGCTCGGCGGCGCAGACGATCGGACGAGTGGCCGATGCATTTCCGGCCGATCAGCAGCCCGGCGTGCGACTCACTCTCTCCGAGGTGCTCGTGGGCATCTGCTCACAGCTCCTCCTGCGGCGCGCCGACGGCAACGGCCGCGTGGCGGCGCAGGAGATTCTCGTCGGCACCCAGGCCTGCCGCACGCTGATTCGGGACGGCAAGAGCCATCACGTCAACAACGTGATCCAGACGGGCAAGAAGGAAGGGATGATCCTGATGGACCAGCAGTTGAAGAACCTCGTGGGAGACGGGGTCGTCACGGCCGAGGAGGCCGCGCGTTTCGCCGACGATCCCACCGCGATCCTCGCCTTCGGCAAGACCGGCCTGCGTCGGCCGGGCATGGTCGGCAGCTGA